GCTAGGGTCAAAATGTCACATCAGGACATGCAGATAGGTTTAACATCTGCACagtgttaaattttgttttttaatttgaaagccTTTAGGTAAGTTTCCTCTCTCTTCACAGTTTCGGCCACTTTTATTGTTTTACGCTTGGCCCCTTCATGTTTACGTGATCTGCCTGATCCCTACAGGAAACTGAGTTTTTGACTCTGGATTAGTCTCTACTGtaaatgagtaaatgagtaaATTATCCCTTAATCTCTTGTGAGTTTGGTGAGAATCAGCCTCAATATGTCTAGTCAACTCTTGGGCCAAGTAAAGGCCAGAACCTGGGCTGTGGGGAGAAACTTCAAGGAAATGCCAGTTGCAAGATCTCCTGTTAGATCCCCATAGTCTTCTCCAGGTGATTCCTTGATCTCATTGTCACTTTGCCCTTTTCAACTGCGGCCCTCTGATACCATTTCGTAGCATATTGTTATTTAATTTGTGTTGTGGCAGTTACTGCAGGTTGGCTCATTTAACAATCCTTTCCCACAACCTTCTAATGAGGCTTGAGTGCTAAAACTCAATCTTCAGCTTCCCTTGCTGGGAGAAGTGACCATATGAAgacttctggccaatgagatataTGGAAGTCCCTAAGAAGGCTGCGCCTTCCAAAATAAAGAGGCAGAAGAAGGAGAAAACCTTTTTTGTCCTTTAACCATTTTTCCTCCAGCCTGCCTCAGGGTGAAACACACTCTTTCCACCATGAGGAGACATGCATAAGAAAGTCTACAtgccaaacagaaaaataaaagaaaggaagagagccaCCACAGACCTGAACTACCTGCCTTTGGGTTTCTTTTGTTTGGAACAAATAAACTCCTGTCTCTAAGCAACTGTTTTAAGTGCTTCCACCACCAACaaaatcattttctaatttatctcCCTAATAAAGTCCTCAGGAGAGAGACCATGCTTTACTTTTATACCCTCAGTACCTGGTTCAATGCCTgcatatagtaggcactcaatatatGTTTGTTTAACCAATTAATACATTTTCTATTCATTGGGAAAAGCTGGGACAAAACACAAAACTGTAACTTAAGCGGAGAGTTACTTATTTCATAAATGACCAAGATAATCTAAGAACaagcaaagaaaaagcaaattgaCAGGTCAAATTTTAGGCTGGCGAAGCAGGTAACAAAGGGACCTTTGCTTTTTCTAAGGAAGTAATTTAAACCCTCTGCACTGAAGATTATAATATGTTACTATCCTtactagtagtagtagtaataataaatgCATATTAAGTCAATCTTAATGAATAGAGAAAAACCATAAGATAGGAACTATTATTGTCCTTATTTTACAtctaaggaaactaaggcacagaagctcaaggccccacagctagtaagtgacagagctaggATGCAAACGCAGGCAAGTGGGTCAAAGCCTGCCCTCTTATCCACTATACCGTCCTAATTAAGTAATGGGGAATAACTCAAGCATAATTGTTCCCCTAAAAGCCTACTTTTAATTAATGAGGAACATGTTTTTCAAAGTAAGCATTTCTAAATCTGAAATACCAGCTCATCGCTGTGCTCCAGTTGGTTGTTTGGACACCCAAAGCATCAGCATAATGTGTTTTGCCCATGTGTTTTAGGAAGCCACTCTGCCAGCAACTTCTGTCTCCAAGGGTGACTGCAAGAAGGATGTAATGGTCTTAGCTAGATGTAATGGTCTGGAAATCAGGGACTGATTTTATCCCTAAAGCAGGTAGAATACAGAGCCCCATTCCTACAGCTGCTGTTTACTCAGATTAGTCCATTAACAATGGCAACATGGGAGATGCAAGTGGTTTAATTAAGTTGAAGAGCGGATCTTAATAGAAATTTTACCTTAGGGAGGACAGCTAAAGGGAGGGCTTTGTGGTAACTAAACTCTCCCTCCAAcacctagtcttttttttttctacccagTGAATCTATCCTCTTGTCCTCCTCCAATTTCTTCAAAAGGTTTATGTGTGCGAAAGGGAGGCCCCTTTCTTCTCTATCCTGTGGCAAGTTATGGACCCGTATTTGAGCCTCTTAATGAAAAAGGGTAAAATAAACCATTGATCACACAGGGGAAAATACCTTCTCTGGTATAAAAAGTGTTGTGTATGAGGAAAAACCAATCAGAGTCTATGCTATTTGAGGCGTCATTGTTTTGAAATGGAAGACCTTaaagccttttttctttctctaacaattaaataaaaacatttacagGGTGCTGGTATTCCTAGTATAGCTACTTTCCCTATTTTATTTGTGAGCTCTATACATGATCTAGCAAGacgttaaaaaatattttgagtttttaaaaatgttgtctAACATGATTGATAAATTCATAACATAGAAGAGAGACACTACGTGTTATAATGGACAtcatttgccttttctttttcaagaatgtGCATCATTCCATTTGCCAGTCTAAGACATTCCATTTTATAGGTatggagaaggaaagagggaaaagtaATGGCcaattcctttcttctttgttaCTGGTCAGATTCTTAGCAGTTGTCTCTTCTTGGATTTCATccacaaagaaattatttttctaccttttaatTACCTTGCTGATTGTAGATACTTCACGCATAATAAACAAAACCATACTTTGTGTCTAAATCAGTTTTCTTTAGCTATTTGTTCAAGGGCTATGTGAGTCCTAAACTGTAATCGGGCTTCCATGGAATAGTCTTTGtagttttttatgttttctaggTTTTTTATTGCACTGGCATAATCTCCTCTTAGATAGTATAGAATTCCCAGTTCATAGTAAGAATATGGCACCAAATAGTGGTCATATTTTAACAATTTCTCCTTTTGAATGACATGATTAAAGTAGTGCTCAGCCATTAAATACTTGCTTAAGTATTTCAGGCACAGACCTTTCAGTAAATTTAACAAGCTTATGTCATCTATCCCATACTCTTCATTCGGACTTTCTTGTAAAAGCTGTTCTCCTTTGTCAATTATTGATAGCCAGGCTGAAATAAGGTCTCGTCTTTTGCTCATGACTCGGAAACCACTCCAGCCATAAATGAATTCCAGAATGGGCTGTGCTGTAAACCAGCCTGCAGTAGTGCCGTATCGCTGACCCTTCTCGGCAACAAACTTTTCTATTGGCATAGAAGTTCCTAAAATTTTGATTCTCAGGTTATCCACGTTTAAGAAGAGAGAATTCATGTCCTCACTTACCGATTTCGCAAAATCCAAAGGAAGCACGGCCAGTAGTGAAGCTTTAGAGTATGAATACACTGCCTTGGACCACCTGCTGTTTTGAAACAGTTGGTTGGCATAGTGGTAAGCCTGCTTCCAATCCAGCAGAAAAATGTGGCACCACATGAGTTCCCAGTAGCAGAGGTGATGAATCTGCTTCCATTCATTCTGAATAAAAACGCACTCCTCTAATGTTAACTGTGCATgtttaaaatttcctttcagcATGCTAAAACGTGCatgaaaaaattgaagtatgacaCAGTTTGGAAATTTCTGGAGGTAGATTAGGGAGAGATTCTCCATGGCAGAACTGTCGCTCTTTTCAACACCAAAAGCAACAGAGATATAATTGTAATAAAAGAGTAGAGTCAAAACACTTAATGTATTATTTATGTGAGATTCAGATGCACTCTCATGAAGCAAAGTCAAGCCTGCATCTCTATCACCAAAATATCCAATAACATTGAGTAGTTTAAGTGTCTTTGGCGGCACAAGTGATAGTATCAAATTGAATGCTCCAAGTCCAAATTTTACTCCTCCAACCAGGTGTCTGTAGGTTTTGCTTTGGTAATTAGGTATCTGTCTTATTACTTGTTGACaatctttgtatatttggtaaCTTAACCCAATACTGATCCCGCTTTTGAGAAAACTAAGCACACTGTCATCCTGTATAAACATTACAGTGGATTTCAAGATCAAACACTCAGCATAGCAGACTTCTGCATGCAATTCCTCTTCTTTGATAGCCTTTATTCCATGTTTATTCACTAGACGAGAAAAACTCATCATCCTAGATTTTCTTCGGAAACTGTTACAGGTTCTCAAAGCTTCCTTTGCGGCAATCATCCCAATCTCTATATCCTGTGGATCAAAAGTCAAGATGGCCTTGACAACCATAAGGATACCATAAATTAGAGCATGGTATATGCTGTTCTTTGACCATGGATAAATGAGACTTATGGCATCTGAGAATCTGTTATTTAGAAATAGATACAATCCAGTTGTGCATTCTTCCAGGGAAGATAGTAGGTCCATTGTTGTTGCCGCAGGGATAGTTTCATAGGCGTCTTCAAACACGTCCTcatcattttctccctttctaaaTGATGTAAAGCCATCCTCCTTATCATTCCCTCTTTTACTTAGAGTAACTGACATATTTGTTTCCCCACTTTAGAGATGGGAAATATCTGAAGTGGAGTGATGTGGCTACAACGAGGGCAGCTCCTGCTCTCCTGACTGGGGTCACTTCTTCCACGGCTGTTGCTGTTACAATGAAGGCAAATAAACTAATAGCTGTGAGGTGCAGCATGGAGATATTCTCATCTATGTCAgacaaaggggaagaaagataattttatttacccAGATGTATTTTGGAAAAGTTCAAATCATTTGGAATGTACTAAAGAAAACATGCTCTTTTAAGATACTGTGAAGCAAATCCTCTGTAAACCAAAGAGTTCTTTTGTAACCATCCCTCCAATCTATCATTTTCAAAAGAtcaattttttgtgtgtttgtgttgcaGAACTGTACTATGATAGCTGTacagagaaaatgaattctctaTAGGGAGGCGTTGGGGGCAAGAATCTGGCTGCAAAGAAGAATGTATTTGCGCAGGTCTTTAGTTAAGACTGAGGAAGGAGTAAATTGTCTAGACCAAAGAATAAAGATTATGGGAATGAAAAATCCATCCCATGCCATTAGTACCACTGCTACACTTGCATATATTTTCATAGAAAActaggtatagttgatgtacaatattatatgttacaagtatacaatatagtgattcacagtttttaaaggttatactccatttatagttattataaaatactggctatattccccatgttgtacaatacatccttataCTTATATCCCTTATACCCCTTATACttgatagtttgtatctcttaatcctccacctccatcttgtcCCTCCCctatcccctccccactggtaaccactagttccttctctacatctgtgagtctgtttcttttctgttatattcaatagtttgttatattttttcagattccacatgtgatatcttacagtatttgtctttctttgtctgacttatttcacttagaataatgccctccaagtccatccatactatacaccagaaactaacacaacattttaaatcaactgtacttcaattaaaaagcaaacaaacaaacaacccatttaaaatatgggcagaagaactcaacagacatttttccaaaaaaggaaatgcagatggccaacggaacatgaaaagctgctcaacatcaccaatatcagggaaatgcaaataaaaatcacaaagagACACcaactcacacctgtcagaatggacatcatcaaaaagaacacaaataacaagtgttggaaaggatgtagagaaaagcgAATCCTTGCacactgtcagtgggaatgtaaattggtgcaaccaccatggaaaacaatatggaggtgtctcaaaaacccaaaaacagAACCActatatggcccagcaattccactcctgggcatacatccaagaaaaacaaaaacattaattcaaaaagatacatacagcccactattaacagcagcattatttataattgccaagacatggacgcTTCCTAAGTGCAtatcaatagatgaatagataaagaagatgtagcatatatacacaatggaatacaactcacccataaaaaagaaggatattttgccatttgtggcccttcattcactttttttttttttgcacttcaaACACCAggattttataactggcataaacatttccattgcatcaaaaacaaacaaacaaaaaaaaacaacccacccAGAAATAACCTTagccaaggaggttacctatactctgaaaactgtaaaatgttgatgaaggaaactgatgatacaaagaaatggaaacataccttgtgctcttggattggaataatcaacattatcaaaatgtctgtactacccaaagcaacttACAGTTcccatgcaacccctgtcaaaatactcatgacatttttcatagaaaaaacaAGTTACTTTTAGGGATGCAGTGTGGTGCAAAAGAAAGCTCTATGGACTGTGAGAATCCGAGGTTCAGATTTGGACTCTAAATAGCTATATAACCTTGGGAAAATCACATGTAAATATTGATTGAGCAACAACCATGTGAAGCTGCTGAAATACTTTCTTAGCAGAATTCATTAGTTCTACAAATATTACTGAGAGCCCAGTACTGTATAGGTCAAGCACGAGGCCAGGCAGCAGGAAGGTATCCGTGAGTAAAACAAAGCCCCTGCCCTTGTGGGTCTTACCATGTGAAGGACTTTCACAGAATAAATGAAGAGGTCGGAGGTGAGAAAAGCTAGAAGGAAAATAGAGTGGAGTAAAAGGTATAGAGAGTGTGGGAGAAGGGCATGTTATAATGTTGAACCATTATTATAAAAGTACTGTATTTGTTTAGAAAACCACAAAACATTCAAACAATACATAAGACTACACTGTGCAGTTACACAATGAAAGCTCCTCTATCTTCAACCAAACCCCACTTCCCAGAGGCAACTACAGTTAATAGTTTGGTAGTATATATATTAATACTAGATTCTCCCTATATTAACTGTCCTGTTTAATTCCCTCATTGCTACTTCCACTTAAAATGtttatacttatttatatttcagtttacattcaatttttttacaAGCAATACagatcaaaac
The genomic region above belongs to Vicugna pacos chromosome 15, VicPac4, whole genome shotgun sequence and contains:
- the LOC116283511 gene encoding tetratricopeptide repeat protein 39B-like, which translates into the protein MSVTLSKRGNDKEDGFTSFRKGENDEDVFEDAYETIPAATTMDLLSSLEECTTGLYLFLNNRFSDAISLIYPWSKNSIYHALIYGILMVVKAILTFDPQDIEIGMIAAKEALRTCNSFRRKSRMMSFSRLVNKHGIKAIKEEELHAEVCYAECLILKSTVMFIQDDSVLSFLKSGISIGLSYQIYKDCQQVIRQIPNYQSKTYRHLVGGVKFGLGAFNLILSLVPPKTLKLLNVIGYFGDRDAGLTLLHESASESHINNTLSVLTLLFYYNYISVAFGVEKSDSSAMENLSLIYLQKFPNCVILQFFHARFSMLKGNFKHAQLTLEECVFIQNEWKQIHHLCYWELMWCHIFLLDWKQAYHYANQLFQNSRWSKAVYSYSKASLLAVLPLDFAKSVSEDMNSLFLNVDNLRIKILGTSMPIEKFVAEKGQRYGTTAGWFTAQPILEFIYGWSGFRVMSKRRDLISAWLSIIDKGEQLLQESPNEEYGIDDISLLNLLKGLCLKYLSKYLMAEHYFNHVIQKEKLLKYDHYLVPYSYYELGILYYLRGDYASAIKNLENIKNYKDYSMEARLQFRTHIALEQIAKEN